Genomic segment of Populus trichocarpa isolate Nisqually-1 chromosome 12, P.trichocarpa_v4.1, whole genome shotgun sequence:
ATGGGATGATTTGTTGCTACTTGACAGATCGAAAAGGTAAATTCTTCAAGGCTGGCATGCTCATAAGAGTTTGAATGCTTTGGTTGATTTGAAATCcctttataaatatatagtcacaaaaataattcaaaaatatggaAGGACATTGTCTTGACACGACAGTAATTtcctttgaaataataattaattacgaattaacaatattaattaattgcgTCTCGACATATTATATGCtgtgattttcattttcaagaatTTAGGCCTTAATACAATATCTTAAACAACTATTTACATATATATTGCAATAGACATCTTCAGCCTTATCAAATgtttatacttttatttttaactggTAATACAGCGACGGGGTGATTGAGAcgaaaatatttgtatttgctTGACAGGGCAagaagagtttttattttattttttattttttacgaaTAGCTAGAAGAAGTTAATTaagcaattatattttttactttttatttttactatcacTGGAATCCAGTTACCCTTCCATAATGAAAATATAGGTAGATTATTATCATTACTTACAaaacatcatcttttaattatttggagAATGTTAGGTGATTAAATTAGAATCGATTcaggaaaaaatcaattatcccttcttttaagatataattGTCATTGTTAAagcataaagaaaaaattgaacctggcatgatcttttttttttctccttctataGTCTATTAGGTGTTTCTCTTCCTTGTAGGGAAAAGGTTGGTCTATCCGTACAATATATTTGTCCCATTAGGATAAGATATATCCCTAATCTACGGTCACATCAAGGTAAAATATCTTAGATCCATTATGACAAAATATCTTTGATCTATGGTCTCATCAGGATAAAAATATCTCTAATCTATGGTCCCatcaagataaattattttttatttgtcaggaGGCATATGAGCTCAGCGCTTGGCTAAGTCCAAAGACAATGGGTCTAGCAATTCACCAACCCATAGGTGTTTGGGCTCAGCACTTGGCTGAGCCCAGGGATGATGGTTCATCACCCTCTCATGGTCAACCTTTTAAAGAGTAGTTTCaaacaaccaaacaaaaaagCAGTAAATGTTGATCCATCAGTAGCCTCCTAAATCTTTGAGTATCATACGCGAAGATTTTGAAAAGCCTTTACTCGTAGCAAGTGATACCCTTTTTATCTTTCCTATAAGATCTTTATGAGTCCCTCCTAGCACTATTAGGATCCTTAATTCTAGGCTTCTTTCTACGGGTAGGAGGTTTGCTTTGGGGAACGAAATGATGGATAGCACTTGAGTAGCCTTCTCGATATATGTGATGAAacgaaaagtttttttatctggCGGTGAGGATGTAGGGGTTTTCTCTTTATAACCCTAGTTGTTCTTACTTTTATCTTTCCTTTACTTTTACTTCATTTAAtctataaaaaagagagaaaaaactacTCTCATAGAAGATACCTTAAGTCACGTTTTCTTTTGACCAGAGAAAAACCTGTATGCATCAtcctcaaaaaaatttaaaaggatcTTTCTTATTCTACCAGAATTAATGAAGCCAAGAAACACTAGGCTCCAGTTCTTGACAAGAAGTTTAGGTTTCAACCAGAACCTAAACAGAGCAACAGGGGACATGGGTCTCTCGGATTAGGCCCTAAGGTCCAGGGGGATGCCATATTGGTGGAGAGGAGAAAAATCCTCTTGTAGGGGCCTATTTTCTTCTCTTACTAGAGGTGCTCAAGAGATGGGGTCTCTTGAGCACATACTTAATAAAGCATTTTTAGGTATGGGCTGTGGACAATCTAACCTTAGATGGATTTGTGAGGAATCTGTCTTTTTGAAAACAAGGATATGCCATATGCAGATGCCCACCCATTAGTTTGGGTGTATTCGTGGTGAATCATTAAGAAGCCTTCTAGTATGAAGAGGTGTCGAatggttttaattttagtatgcTAAAAGCCTTATGGGCATTGTTCCTAAAGGAACAGAAAACTCTTTGTCTAGGCAGAGTCCATTCCATTTTTTAAAGAAGCACCAATCGCACTAGGAAGAACATGTCAATCACTTCCAAGGTAAATTGTGTTATGGCAATAGGGAGACTTTTGTTACTTCCAAAGTAAATGTCCTATCGCATTAGAGAGAGTAAATTCATGCCATCTCTTGGAAGATTAAATGAAGAGAGCATATTTATCCTCATTGCTGATGTAGCGTTTGTCCCATCCTTGGAAAAAGATGTGATTGCACCAGGGAGAACATTTCAATCCATTCCGAGGTAAATTATGTCATAGCACTAGGGAGATGTTTGTTACTTCCAAAGTAAATGTGCTATTGCACTAAGGAGAGTAAATTCATCTCATCTTTGGAAGATTTGATGGGAAGAGCGTATCCATCCTCGTTGTTGATGCAGCGTCTATCCCATCCTTGAAGAAATGTGTGATCGCACTATGAAGAACATGTCAATCTTTTCCAAGGTAAATTGTGTTGTAGCACTATAAAGACATTCATTACTTCCAAAGTAAATGTGTTATCGTACTAAGAAGAGTAAATTCATCCCATCTTTGGAAGATTTGATGGATAGAGCATATACATCTTCGTTGTTGATGCAACACCCATCTCATTCTTGGAGAAAGGTGTGATTGCACTAGAGAGAATATGACAATCCCTTCTAAGGTAAATTGTGTCGTAACACTAGGGGGATATTCATTACTTTCCAAGTAAATATGCTATCACACCAGAGAGAGTAAATTCATctcatttttaaaagattttgaaaccTAGAGAGTATaaagcatttgttttttaattttgaacaatgtaattcatatacaAGAAACTTATATTTCTAGTCATTGATCATAATACATTTTTATCCCGCTTTGGGGCcctaaagagaaaaaagaattgtGTTTCTCTGATGAAGGTTTGATGGGTAGTCATCAAAAGGACTCGTCTCAGATAAACATAGTTCTTTTAGTTATTGTGGAAATATGACTGGAAAAAGATAACATAACCTCCCTATATAGGGATCATCTACCTTGTCAGGTCTACAAGCTTGGCAGGAGTCTTTAGCTGGTAGTAACTCCTGAAGTTGCACGGATTGAATCAACACTCTGTTGGTAGCCATTGAAGGCTTTCCAAAACCTCAAAGTTCCAACTTCGATAGTAATTAAAGATGATAATGGCAATGAAACCACTTATTTGCAATAACTCATGAAGTTACACGGTTTGAACCAACATCCCGTTGGTACCTGTTGAAAATCTTCCAAAACTTTAAGGCTCCAAACCTGATGGTAATTAGGAATGATAACGGCCTGGCTCTTGAAGTAACCAATGATGAGGTCTTGTTTTGTCTAGTGAGCTTAAAGGTCAGGAATCTTCTAATTTTGGCAACTTGACTCACCCTTCTATGGTGAAAGCGCAGGTAGATCATTATCGTTACCTGtaaaaggtctttttttttatcgatttgaAGACTCTTCGACTATTAAATTGGAATCAGTTtagggaaaaataaattatccctTTGAGtgaggatttttcttttaagatagaATTGATATTGTTAAAGCATAGATAAAAAAGTAAACCTGACacaatcatctttttttcatccttttatagCCCTCCAAGTGCTTCTCTTTCTTGTAAGGAAAAGGTAAAGGTTGACTTGTCTGCAAAATATCTTTATCCCATttggataaaatatatatgatctaAGGTtctatcaagataaaaaaatctatgatcTATCAGGAGGCATCTAGGCTTAGTGCTTGTCTAAGACCAAGGATAATAGGTCGGGGATGATGGGTCTGGCAACTCGCCAGACCCACAGACGTCTAGGCATCCACAAGCGTCTAGGCTTAGTGTTTGGCTGAGCCCAGGGACTATAAGTCTCATAACTTGTTAGACCCACGGGCGTTCGGGCTAGACGCTTAACCGAGCTCAAAGACAATGAGTTATAACCCTCTAATGgtattatacacacacacatgcattgCATTATACCCAACCTTATTATTAAGACAAaacattattcatataaaataaaataacaacccTCACGATCATAATAACAAATTCTAcacatatttgttttaattttttaaaaaaataattgcagtCTACAATCAATGAATAATAAGGATACGATAAGATACAGTGATTTCCTCTTacaataaaattgagttcaaattaTGGAAAGGTAGTATTTGAATACATGACTTTTCCGCAAATAAAAGCAGATCATGCTGCCTCTAGAATAGTGGCCAATTGTTGCCATATACATTTTTCTTGAATGCTCCAAGATTCCATTTTTTCATAAAGTATATACTTTGCAAGTGCAATAGCTTTcccttgaaaaataattccaagatatattagaaaaagaaagaaagaaagacgaCCCAGCAAACAACAGCGAGAGCCTTAACAGCAAACTCATTTGCAAAAGCAATACTTAGAACATCTTTGACAGCTAACAGGACCAgttcattcattaaaaaaaaaaaaaaaagttgtcagTAGGTAATGGCTGATCTTCCAAAGCTCTCCTCATAGCAGCAGCCTCCAAAGTCTTCTTGCCTCGCCAGCACATAGTCAGTAGCTACAAACAAGAATTGTCAGTCTGTTCATGCCCACAACCGCCGCATCCTTTCTCAATCCCAAACACCAAGAGAGCAAAACCCCTTCCATTttcccaccaccaccacaagcCATGGGTGGAAATGGCAAACGGAGATGGAACATCTCTTTCTATTCTCGCTCAAAAACTACTCAAACCCAACAACTTCCTCCTAAAGAATTCCTCTGTCCCATTTATGGATCCTTAATGTCCGACCCTGTTGTTGTCTCCTCTGGCCAAACCTTCGAGCGGCTTTCTGTCCAAGTGTGCCGCGATTTAGGCTTTACCCCCACCCTCGAAGACAACATCCTCCCTGATTTCACCACAGTAATCCCCAATTTAGCCATCAAATCAACGATTCTCCACTGGTGTGATACTTCAGGCACCCAGCACCCTGGTGCACCCGATTACTCCTCTCTCGAGGAAATTGTCCgccaaaaaatgaaattatcgTCATCGAAGTCGATGCAAGTAAATATGACCCGTCCAGATATTAGAGTTTCCGAGAAGGAGCTCCTTGAGGGAGTAGCTGAAAAGCCTCCTGTTCTTTTCTCCCGCGCCATCACTGAGTTGACTCACCGAGTCAACCATTTCTACTCCAGCTCCTCCGAAGAACCCGTGATTGTCAAGACAGCCGCCACTCCAGCAGCTAGTCCGCTCACTCCTTTGCCTCTGGTGACTCGGCCAGCGTGCTATTCTTCCACATCCTCGTCGGCCAATTCGATTACAGAATCCGAAGACCCTTCTTCGATTTCTTCGTGCTCGCGTGAAGAAGATGAGATAGTGGAAAAGCTTCAAAGTGTTGATGTACGTGATCAAGAAGAAGGTGTGATTTGGCTGCGAAAGATCACGAGAACGAAAGTAGAAATCAGAGTTTCACTTTGTACGCCTCGACTACTCCCTGCTCTTCGTGCTTTAATTGCTTCACGACATTTTGTTGTCAAGACAAATGCTATTGCTTCACTTGTTAATCTGTCATTAGAGAAAGCAAACAAGGTGAAAATCGTGCGGTCGGGTTTTATTCCtatattgattgatgtgttAAAAGGAGGGTTTAGTGAAGCGCAAGAGCACGCGGCTGGTGCGTTCTTTAGTTTAGCTCTAGAGGATCAGAATAGAATGGCGATTGGTGTTTTAGGTGCATTGCAGCCGTTGATGCAGGCGTTGAAGGCGGAGAGCGAGAGAGCACGCCATGATTCGGCAATGGCGTTGTACCATTTGAGTTTAATGCAGAGTAATCGGGTTAAATTGGTCAAACTCGGTGCTGTTTCGATGTTGTTGAGTATGGTGAATTCTGGTGATTTGGCAAGCAGGTTGCTGCTTGTGCTGTGTAATTTGGCTGCTTGTAATGAAGGGAGATCGGCCATGCTTGATTCGAATGCGGTGGCAATACTGGTAGGGATCTTGAGGGAGGGTGGTGGAGGGCATTCGGAGGTAATTCAGGAGAGTTGTGTGGCTGCATTGTTTGCGTTGAGTCATGGGAGTATGAGGTTTAAGGGATTGGCTAAGGAGGCAAGAGCTGAGGAGGTGTTGAGGGAGATTGAAGAGCGAGGGAGCAAGAGAGCCAGAGAGAAAGCGAAGAGgatcttgatgatgatgatgagaggGAGTAACGAGGAGGTTGAATGGGAGGAGGAGGTTGACTGGGAGGAGGTTTTGGGATTTGGTGGAATCAGAGGCGGCGGGAGAAGCTTGCATGGTCCAAACTCTACCGATTTTTGATAATTGAAAAGtctgtaattatttat
This window contains:
- the LOC7458016 gene encoding U-box domain-containing protein 38, which translates into the protein MPTTAASFLNPKHQESKTPSIFPPPPQAMGGNGKRRWNISFYSRSKTTQTQQLPPKEFLCPIYGSLMSDPVVVSSGQTFERLSVQVCRDLGFTPTLEDNILPDFTTVIPNLAIKSTILHWCDTSGTQHPGAPDYSSLEEIVRQKMKLSSSKSMQVNMTRPDIRVSEKELLEGVAEKPPVLFSRAITELTHRVNHFYSSSSEEPVIVKTAATPAASPLTPLPLVTRPACYSSTSSSANSITESEDPSSISSCSREEDEIVEKLQSVDVRDQEEGVIWLRKITRTKVEIRVSLCTPRLLPALRALIASRHFVVKTNAIASLVNLSLEKANKVKIVRSGFIPILIDVLKGGFSEAQEHAAGAFFSLALEDQNRMAIGVLGALQPLMQALKAESERARHDSAMALYHLSLMQSNRVKLVKLGAVSMLLSMVNSGDLASRLLLVLCNLAACNEGRSAMLDSNAVAILVGILREGGGGHSEVIQESCVAALFALSHGSMRFKGLAKEARAEEVLREIEERGSKRAREKAKRILMMMMRGSNEEVEWEEEVDWEEVLGFGGIRGGGRSLHGPNSTDF